Genomic window (Helianthus annuus cultivar XRQ/B chromosome 3, HanXRQr2.0-SUNRISE, whole genome shotgun sequence):
CGCATAAGATCCTCCACACTCAAAGGCATACCGCTCGAAAAACtcaccttcggtttcacactcgGCACCTCAGTCTCCTCCGCCTCACGGTTCAAAACCTGAAGCACCCGCCTCATCGACGGCCTCATATCACTTCGCGGGTTCACACAACTCAACCCGACCATCAAAAGCCTCCTCGCTTCCGCCTCATCAAACTCTCCATTAAGCCGCTTATCAATCGCGCCCAAAACCTCCCCTTTCGTATGCAAATCCCACACCCAATCCACCAAATTCACCATATTCGGACCCCCGATTTCCCTCTCAATCGGTCTTCGACCGCAACAAACCTCCAACACCACCACCCCGTAGCTATACACGTCCGTCTTATCGGTCGCTTTACCGCAATGTAGATACTCCGGAGCCAGATACCCTGCCGTTCCAGCCGTGAGAGTCGAAACCGGGCTCTTGTTATGATCGATCAACTTAGCCAGCCCGAAATCGCCTAACCGCGCATTTAAATTCGCATCCAACATCACATTACTCGACTTTATGTCCCTATGGATCACCAACTTATCACATTCTTGATGCAAATAAGCCAAAACTGAAGCTAACCCAATAGCAATTTTATACCTATGTATCCACTTTAAAAACCCCCAATGATCCGGATCTTTATACAACACACTATCAATACTTCCATATGGCATTAACTCATAAACTAGCAACAACTCACCCTTTTTCACACACCATCCAAGCAACTGAACAAGGTTCTTGTGCCGTAAACCTGCGATCGCCGATAACTCCGCCAAGAACTCGCTTTTCGCCTCACGCGATCTCAACGATCGCTTCACGGCCGCGGGTGTCCCGGACGACAATATAAACGCCTTGTAAACCGTCCCGAACGACCCGTGGCCGATGATCTGACTCGAATGGAAGTTATTTGTTGCAGTCTTTAGCTCTTTGTAACTAAACTCTCTTGGGTTTCTTTTCACTTCCGCTTTTATGTTCATTTCTGTTTTCATTTCCCGCCATTTCTTAACGGAAACATAACCGAAAACGACCATTCCCGCCAAGATGAATACCGAGCCCGAAACTTCAAGACCGAACCCGAGCCCGAAAGTCTTCTTACGGTTATTGTTCCAACGGTTAGGAGATCGAATGGGGACCGCGTTGGTACTCACATTGTGCGGATTAACCATTCTCGGGTTGAATCGTTTGATCCCGAACGATCTAAAGCTCCAATTTTCGATCGAATGTGTCTCTTGGCTTCCTTCGGTTGATCCGGAAAACCCCAAATACATGATCTCTTGAAAATAGATTGAAAGATCAATGGTTACATTCAAAAGCGGGTTTTCGGGTTTAAAACCCGACCCACGGGTCAAGAACACTTGAACATTATTCCGATCATGATAGTAATCAATCCAAGAAGTGAACGAAACCCCGGTCCTCAAATCGATCCCAACCGAACTACAATCGGCTGTTTCGATCGAATTCAAGCTATCGATATCCAACCCGACATGATTCGCATTCGGGTCGTTGAAATGCGGGTCGAACCTAGTATCGAATTCGATTGCAATGAACTTATTTTGGGTTAATTGGGATGAGTTTACAAGACCCAAGTACCCACCGGGTGACCCGAGAGTGCGGTTTTCCGGCGAGATGAAGAACGATAAGCCGCCGCCGCCTCCGGCGGGGGCGGCGGCGAGGATTGAGAATGAGAATTTGGTGGAGAATGAAGTGGTGGAGTTGGTGCGGTTGTCGGTGAAGCGGATTGGGGCTGTGTAGATGAGGGTGCCGGAGGAGGAAGAGGGGAAGTGGGAGTCGAGGGTgacggcggcggcggtggtgcgGAGGTGAGAGTCGCCGAGGAGGGTGAGGTTTTGGAGGGGGAATGGTGGGAATTGGAAGGAGATGGTTCGTGGGTGTGCGGTTGATGGGTGGGGTATGAGGTTGAGTGT
Coding sequences:
- the LOC110929504 gene encoding probable L-type lectin-domain containing receptor kinase S.7; its protein translation is MTPSKQLVFLTLLTLNLIPHPSTAHPRTISFQFPPFPLQNLTLLGDSHLRTTAAAVTLDSHFPSSSSGTLIYTAPIRFTDNRTNSTTSFSTKFSFSILAAAPAGGGGGLSFFISPENRTLGSPGGYLGLVNSSQLTQNKFIAIEFDTRFDPHFNDPNANHVGLDIDSLNSIETADCSSVGIDLRTGVSFTSWIDYYHDRNNVQVFLTRGSGFKPENPLLNVTIDLSIYFQEIMYLGFSGSTEGSQETHSIENWSFRSFGIKRFNPRMVNPHNVSTNAVPIRSPNRWNNNRKKTFGLGFGLEVSGSVFILAGMVVFGYVSVKKWREMKTEMNIKAEVKRNPREFSYKELKTATNNFHSSQIIGHGSFGTVYKAFILSSGTPAAVKRSLRSREAKSEFLAELSAIAGLRHKNLVQLLGWCVKKGELLLVYELMPYGSIDSVLYKDPDHWGFLKWIHRYKIAIGLASVLAYLHQECDKLVIHRDIKSSNVMLDANLNARLGDFGLAKLIDHNKSPVSTLTAGTAGYLAPEYLHCGKATDKTDVYSYGVVVLEVCCGRRPIEREIGGPNMVNLVDWVWDLHTKGEVLGAIDKRLNGEFDEAEARRLLMVGLSCVNPRSDMRPSMRRVLQVLNREAEETEVPSVKPKVSFSSGMPLSVEDLMRCEEHVQALNREAEESEVPNLKPNVSFSSNISLSVEDLVRCEEHDEREEGDGSDCGFEIRID